Proteins encoded by one window of Hyphomicrobium nitrativorans NL23:
- a CDS encoding alpha/beta hydrolase, with protein sequence MPELIINGPAGRIEARYHHEPANDSPIALILHPHPQFGGTMNNQVVYSLYYTFAQRGFSVLRFNFRGVGRSQGFWDGGPGELADAASALDWLQMVKPDAKYCWIAGVSFGTWIAMQLLMRRPEIDGFICVAPPSNLYDFSFLAPCPSSGLMVNGDKDRVVPSASVAELTAKLKTQRGIKIDHEVIPGANHFFEDKTEDLEKVVGGYLDMRLAKAIQDRENQKEREKEREAARERERQREREEAASGPAADADDGDDE encoded by the coding sequence ATGCCTGAGCTGATTATCAATGGGCCTGCGGGCCGCATCGAAGCCCGCTACCATCACGAGCCGGCGAACGACAGCCCCATCGCCCTCATCCTCCACCCCCATCCGCAGTTCGGGGGGACGATGAACAATCAGGTCGTCTACAGCCTCTATTACACGTTCGCGCAGCGGGGCTTTTCGGTGCTCCGCTTCAACTTCCGCGGCGTCGGGCGTTCCCAGGGCTTCTGGGATGGTGGCCCGGGCGAACTGGCGGACGCGGCGTCGGCCCTCGACTGGCTGCAGATGGTGAAGCCCGATGCCAAGTATTGCTGGATCGCGGGCGTCTCGTTCGGCACCTGGATCGCGATGCAGCTTCTGATGCGTCGCCCCGAGATCGACGGTTTCATCTGCGTGGCGCCGCCGTCGAACCTCTATGACTTCTCGTTCCTCGCCCCGTGTCCTTCGTCGGGCCTGATGGTCAACGGCGACAAGGATCGCGTCGTGCCGTCGGCTTCCGTCGCGGAGCTGACCGCAAAGCTCAAGACGCAGCGCGGCATCAAGATCGACCACGAGGTCATCCCCGGCGCCAACCACTTCTTCGAGGACAAGACGGAGGATCTGGAAAAGGTCGTCGGCGGCTACCTCGACATGCGCCTCGCCAAGGCCATTCAGGACCGCGAGAACCAGAAAGAGCGCGAGAAGGAGCGCGAGGCGGCGCGTGAGCGCGAGCGGCAGCGCGAGCGCGAGGAGGCCGCGAGCGGCCCCGCCGCCGATGCGGATGATGGCGACGACGAGTAA
- a CDS encoding Rrf2 family transcriptional regulator, giving the protein MELNTRGRYAVMAMADLAKHSDGGAVALSAVAQRQRISLDYLEQLFLKLRRAGLVESQRGRHGGYKLIRPAREIFVAEIMSAVDEGTRMTRCFGDDTGPCLGDTRCLTHDLWTALGAQIENFLSRVSLKDVLEGIPAAASSECAVREHPHEHDHDPAVVALERSPQ; this is encoded by the coding sequence ATGGAGCTCAACACACGCGGCCGTTATGCGGTCATGGCAATGGCCGACCTCGCGAAGCACAGCGACGGGGGGGCGGTCGCGCTTTCCGCGGTCGCACAGCGTCAGCGGATCTCGCTCGACTATCTCGAACAGCTGTTTTTGAAGCTTCGACGCGCGGGGCTGGTGGAAAGCCAGCGCGGACGCCACGGCGGTTACAAGCTCATCCGTCCCGCCCGCGAGATCTTCGTTGCGGAGATCATGTCGGCCGTCGACGAGGGCACGCGGATGACGCGCTGCTTCGGCGACGACACGGGGCCGTGCCTCGGCGATACGCGTTGCCTGACCCACGATCTCTGGACCGCGCTCGGCGCGCAGATCGAGAACTTTCTCTCGCGCGTCAGTCTGAAAGACGTGCTGGAAGGCATTCCGGCCGCTGCGTCTTCGGAGTGCGCCGTTCGCGAACACCCGCACGAACACGATCACGATCCAGCCGTCGTCGCCCTGGAGAGGTCGCCGCAGTGA
- a CDS encoding cysteine desulfurase family protein has protein sequence MTQPRTYLDYNASAPLRPEAREAMLAALDAAGNASSVHAEGRRARAIVDDARDAVAALVNARASEVIFTSGATESNTWALSAPWERIAFADVEHDSIRAPLAQLAAKRGAEIIRLPVSPDGAADIGSVAPAPNTLLVLQMANNETGALQDVAAAGRWATENGARVHTDAVQAPGRIAIDFAQLGAHTMSLSAHKIGGPKGVGALVIGAGVALDPIFAGGGQEQRRRAGTENVAAIAGFGAAAGAALDDLKNAPRVAALRDSLEAAVIAVTPQALVIGRDAPRLCNTSMIALPGSPAETAVIKLDLKGIAVSAGSACSSGKVGESHVLSAMGLSSEVARSAIRVSLGADTTEQDIAAFVAAWRDIHGGASLAA, from the coding sequence GTGACGCAGCCGCGCACATACCTTGACTATAACGCTTCGGCGCCGCTTCGGCCCGAGGCGCGCGAGGCTATGCTTGCGGCGCTCGATGCCGCCGGCAACGCGTCGTCGGTTCATGCCGAGGGGCGGCGGGCGCGGGCAATCGTGGATGACGCCCGCGATGCGGTTGCCGCGCTCGTCAATGCGCGCGCGTCCGAAGTGATATTTACGAGCGGGGCGACCGAGTCCAACACGTGGGCGCTCTCGGCGCCGTGGGAGCGGATCGCGTTCGCGGATGTCGAACACGATTCGATCCGCGCGCCTCTCGCTCAGCTCGCCGCGAAGCGTGGCGCGGAGATCATCCGCTTGCCGGTTTCGCCAGACGGAGCGGCGGATATCGGAAGCGTTGCACCTGCGCCCAACACGCTTCTCGTGCTGCAGATGGCCAACAACGAGACCGGCGCGCTGCAGGACGTGGCCGCGGCCGGACGCTGGGCAACCGAGAACGGCGCGCGGGTGCATACGGACGCCGTACAGGCGCCGGGCCGGATCGCAATCGATTTCGCCCAACTCGGCGCACACACGATGAGCCTTTCGGCGCACAAAATCGGCGGGCCGAAGGGCGTCGGCGCGCTTGTGATCGGCGCGGGCGTCGCGCTCGACCCGATTTTTGCGGGCGGCGGGCAGGAACAGCGCCGGCGGGCGGGGACCGAAAACGTCGCGGCGATTGCAGGCTTCGGCGCTGCGGCCGGCGCCGCCCTCGACGATCTCAAGAATGCGCCGCGCGTGGCGGCACTGCGAGATTCGCTCGAAGCCGCTGTGATTGCGGTCACTCCGCAAGCGCTCGTGATCGGGCGCGACGCGCCGCGGCTCTGCAATACGTCGATGATCGCGCTTCCGGGCTCGCCGGCGGAGACGGCCGTGATCAAGCTCGATCTCAAGGGCATTGCGGTCAGCGCGGGATCGGCCTGCTCGTCAGGCAAGGTGGGCGAGAGCCATGTGCTCAGCGCGATGGGGCTTTCTTCCGAGGTCGCGCGATCCGCAATCCGCGTGAGCCTCGGGGCGGACACGACGGAACAGGACATCGCGGCGTTCGTCGCCGCATGGCGGGATATTCACGGCGGCGCATCGCTCGCCGCCTAG
- the sufB gene encoding Fe-S cluster assembly protein SufB codes for MAAVQETIDTVKKIDVDQYKYGFETNIETVKAPKGLNEDIVRFISEKKGEPQWMLDWRLEAYARWRNMTEPTWAKVSYPKIDFENLYYYAAPKGAEGPKSLDEVDPELLATYEKLGIPLKEQAVLAGVQGARVAVDAVFDSVSVVTTFKEELAKAGVIFCSMSEAVREHPELVKKYLGSVVPQGDNFYAALNSAVFSDGSFVYVPEGVRCPMELSTYFRINEKNTGQFERTLIIADKGSYVSYLEGCTAPSRDENQLHAAVVELIALDDAEIKYSTVQNWYPGDKDGKGGVYNFVTKRGDCRGHSSKISWTQVETGSAITWKYPSCILRGDNSRGEFYSIAISNGYQQVDSGTKMIHLGKNSSSRIISKGIAAGFSENTYRGLVSAHRKATGARNFTCCDSLLIGDKCGAHTVPYIEAKTSSAHFEHEATTSKISDDTLFYCRQRGLSEEEAVALVVNGFVRDVLQQLPMEFMAETQKLIGVSLEGSVG; via the coding sequence ATGGCAGCAGTTCAGGAGACGATCGACACGGTCAAGAAGATCGACGTCGATCAATACAAATACGGTTTCGAGACCAACATCGAGACCGTGAAGGCGCCCAAAGGCCTCAACGAGGACATCGTCCGCTTCATCTCGGAGAAGAAGGGCGAGCCGCAGTGGATGCTCGACTGGCGTCTCGAAGCCTATGCGCGCTGGCGCAACATGACGGAGCCGACCTGGGCGAAGGTCAGCTATCCCAAGATCGATTTCGAGAACCTCTACTATTACGCGGCGCCGAAAGGTGCGGAGGGGCCGAAGAGCCTCGACGAGGTCGATCCGGAGTTGCTCGCCACGTACGAAAAGCTCGGCATTCCGCTCAAGGAGCAGGCGGTGCTCGCGGGCGTGCAGGGCGCGCGCGTCGCGGTGGACGCGGTGTTCGACAGCGTCTCCGTCGTCACGACCTTCAAGGAAGAGCTGGCGAAGGCCGGCGTCATCTTCTGCTCGATGTCTGAAGCGGTGCGCGAGCACCCGGAACTCGTGAAGAAGTACCTCGGCTCTGTCGTGCCGCAGGGCGACAACTTCTATGCGGCCCTCAACTCGGCGGTGTTCTCCGACGGCTCGTTCGTCTACGTGCCCGAAGGCGTGCGCTGCCCGATGGAGCTTTCGACGTACTTCCGCATCAACGAGAAGAACACCGGCCAGTTCGAGCGCACGCTCATCATCGCGGACAAGGGGTCTTACGTCTCGTACCTCGAAGGCTGCACGGCGCCCTCGCGCGACGAGAACCAGCTGCACGCTGCGGTGGTGGAACTGATCGCGCTCGACGACGCCGAGATCAAGTATTCGACGGTGCAGAACTGGTATCCCGGCGACAAGGACGGCAAAGGCGGCGTCTATAACTTCGTGACCAAGCGCGGCGACTGCCGCGGGCACAGCTCGAAGATCTCGTGGACGCAGGTCGAGACGGGTTCTGCGATCACGTGGAAGTATCCGTCCTGCATCCTGCGCGGCGACAACAGCCGCGGCGAGTTCTACTCGATCGCGATCTCGAACGGGTATCAGCAGGTCGACAGCGGCACCAAGATGATCCACCTCGGCAAGAACTCGTCGAGCCGCATCATCTCGAAGGGCATCGCGGCCGGGTTCTCGGAGAACACCTACCGCGGGCTCGTCTCGGCGCATCGCAAGGCGACGGGCGCGCGCAACTTCACCTGCTGCGACTCGCTTCTTATCGGCGACAAGTGCGGCGCGCACACGGTGCCCTACATCGAGGCGAAGACCTCGTCGGCGCACTTCGAGCACGAGGCGACGACGTCGAAGATCTCGGACGACACGCTGTTCTATTGCCGCCAGCGCGGGCTTTCCGAGGAAGAGGCGGTGGCGCTTGTCGTCAACGGCTTTGTGCGCGACGTGCTGCAGCAGCTCCCGATGGAGTTCATGGCCGAGACGCAGAAGCTGATCGGCGTGAGCCTGGAAGGCTCTGTCGGATAA
- the sufC gene encoding Fe-S cluster assembly ATPase SufC: MLEIKNLQVKLEDEDKEILKGLSLTVPKGEVHAIMGPNGSGKSTLAHVLAGRDGYEVTGGEILWNGEDLAELEPDERAAKGVFLAFQYPMEIPGVAGLTFLRTALNSVRKKRGEAELSTPDFMKLVRGKAADLNIDMEMLKRPVNVGFSGGEKKRAEILQMAVLEPTLCVLDETDSGLDIDALKIVADGVNALRSPDRAMLVITHYQRLLNYIVPDKVHVLSNGQIQATGGKELALELEKSGYAAYQGKAA, encoded by the coding sequence ATGCTTGAGATCAAGAACCTTCAGGTGAAGCTCGAAGACGAGGACAAGGAAATCCTCAAGGGGCTCTCGCTCACCGTGCCGAAGGGCGAAGTGCACGCCATCATGGGCCCGAACGGCTCGGGCAAGTCCACGCTCGCGCACGTACTCGCAGGCCGCGACGGCTATGAGGTGACGGGCGGCGAGATCCTGTGGAACGGCGAAGACCTTGCGGAACTCGAACCCGACGAGCGCGCCGCCAAGGGCGTGTTCCTCGCCTTCCAGTATCCTATGGAGATCCCGGGCGTCGCGGGCCTCACGTTCCTGCGCACGGCGCTCAACTCCGTGCGCAAGAAGAGGGGCGAGGCCGAGCTTTCCACGCCCGACTTCATGAAGCTCGTGCGCGGCAAAGCCGCCGATCTCAACATCGACATGGAGATGTTGAAGCGGCCGGTGAACGTCGGCTTCTCGGGCGGCGAGAAGAAGCGCGCCGAGATCCTGCAGATGGCGGTGCTGGAACCCACGCTCTGCGTGCTCGACGAAACCGACAGCGGCCTCGACATCGACGCGCTCAAGATCGTGGCGGACGGCGTCAATGCGCTCCGCAGCCCGGATCGCGCGATGCTTGTCATCACGCACTATCAGCGGCTTCTGAACTACATCGTGCCGGACAAGGTTCACGTGCTGTCGAACGGACAGATCCAGGCGACGGGCGGCAAGGAACTCGCGCTCGAACTCGAAAAGTCCGGCTATGCGGCTTACCAAGGCAAGGCGGCATAA
- the sufD gene encoding Fe-S cluster assembly protein SufD, translating into MSIAQKIETGATGRGGASVQALKTKAETALVEAFTNAEPSLPGGTWLRALRKDAIGAFTGRGLPHRRVEEWKYTDVRAFMREAFPLTPDVVPDAQSAKALIEAALPGADLSGTHALFFDGSAVSEAGISAVSEIESAFLARIIDHPPAWLQEDVAEVSGHVNEATRALNTALFTDGAVLDIAEDREIATPIALIFASGSDAAGSVATRNVIRVGKNAKVTIVEVHAAPDAPRQVNTLTQLIVGDGAEVVHVKLVASREGSIHLGRTIARLGADANYRPFQMVLGDGVVRNDLAIAFRGEHTTFDLGCALLGNAGSHHDITMVVDHAVPNCTSRELVKTVLRDRSRAVFQGKVIVRPDAQKTDGKQMAQALMLSPDTEFNSKPELEIYADDVVCGHGSTSAEIDPDLVFYLQSRGIPLEEAQAMLVESFVGEAIDKAEPEAVQDALRALARGWLQSQA; encoded by the coding sequence ATGAGCATCGCCCAGAAAATCGAAACGGGAGCCACGGGGCGCGGCGGCGCCTCCGTGCAAGCCCTCAAGACGAAGGCCGAAACGGCCCTCGTCGAAGCATTCACGAACGCAGAACCCTCTCTCCCGGGCGGGACTTGGCTGCGCGCGCTGCGGAAGGACGCTATCGGCGCCTTTACAGGCCGCGGCCTGCCGCATCGGCGCGTCGAGGAGTGGAAATACACGGACGTGCGCGCGTTCATGCGCGAGGCCTTTCCGCTGACGCCCGACGTGGTGCCGGATGCCCAGTCGGCCAAGGCGCTCATCGAAGCCGCGCTCCCGGGCGCCGATCTTTCCGGCACGCACGCGCTGTTCTTCGACGGCTCGGCCGTGTCGGAAGCCGGGATCTCCGCCGTGTCCGAGATCGAGAGCGCGTTCCTTGCCCGCATCATCGATCATCCGCCTGCCTGGCTGCAGGAAGACGTTGCCGAGGTCAGCGGGCATGTGAACGAGGCGACGCGGGCGCTCAACACGGCGCTGTTCACCGATGGCGCGGTGCTCGACATCGCGGAAGACCGCGAGATCGCGACGCCGATTGCGCTCATCTTCGCGTCCGGCAGCGACGCCGCAGGCTCGGTCGCGACGCGCAACGTCATCCGCGTCGGCAAGAACGCAAAGGTGACGATTGTCGAAGTGCATGCCGCACCGGACGCGCCGCGGCAGGTCAACACGCTGACCCAGCTCATCGTCGGCGACGGCGCCGAGGTGGTGCACGTGAAGCTCGTCGCCTCGCGCGAGGGTTCGATCCATCTCGGCCGCACGATTGCGCGCCTTGGGGCGGACGCGAACTACCGGCCGTTCCAGATGGTGCTGGGCGACGGCGTCGTGCGCAACGATCTCGCCATCGCGTTCCGCGGCGAACACACCACGTTCGACCTCGGTTGCGCGCTGCTTGGGAACGCCGGCTCGCACCACGACATCACGATGGTGGTCGATCACGCCGTGCCGAACTGCACGAGCCGCGAACTCGTGAAGACCGTGCTGCGGGATCGCTCGCGGGCGGTGTTCCAGGGCAAGGTGATCGTGCGCCCCGACGCGCAAAAGACCGACGGCAAACAGATGGCGCAGGCGCTGATGCTCTCGCCGGACACGGAGTTCAACAGCAAGCCGGAACTCGAAATCTACGCCGACGACGTGGTCTGCGGACACGGCAGCACGTCGGCAGAGATCGATCCGGACCTCGTGTTCTATCTTCAGTCGCGCGGCATTCCGCTAGAGGAAGCTCAGGCCATGCTGGTCGAAAGCTTCGTCGGCGAAGCCATCGACAAGGCGGAGCCGGAAGCGGTGCAAGACGCGCTTCGCGCGCTTGCGCGCGGGTGGCTTCAGAGCCAAGCTTGA
- a CDS encoding cysteine desulfurase: MTAATQKTSKKKAPAPVAPGPFDVERIRTDFPILYREIYGKPLVYLDNGASAQKPLSVIEAMDHAYRFEYANVHRGLHYLSNTATQRFEEAREVTRRFLNAPKTDQIIFTRNATEAINLVASSFGALEIGEGDEIVLSIMEHHSNIVPWHFHRERKGAVLKWAPISNEGELLLDELDQLITPRTKIVAITHMSNVLGTVVPIKEVIEIAHAKGVPVLVDGSQAAVHLPVDVQDLDADFYVFTGHKTYGPSGIGVLYAKQKYLDIMPPYQGGGEMIELVEVDRITYGKAPHRFEAGTPAIVEAVGLGAALSYMMQVGRDRIAEHEAEIGAYAFERLQEVPGLTIHGTAPGKGAIHAFSIDGLHPHDVATIIDRGGVAIRAGHHCAQPLMERLGVSATCRASFAMYNTKAEADALVAALIRARDFFA, from the coding sequence ATGACGGCGGCGACACAGAAGACGTCGAAGAAGAAGGCACCGGCCCCGGTGGCGCCCGGCCCCTTCGATGTGGAGCGCATCCGCACCGATTTCCCGATCCTCTACCGGGAGATCTACGGCAAGCCGCTCGTCTATCTCGACAACGGGGCCTCGGCGCAGAAGCCGCTGTCCGTGATCGAGGCGATGGACCACGCCTACCGCTTCGAGTACGCGAACGTGCACCGCGGGCTGCATTACCTCTCGAACACGGCCACGCAGCGCTTCGAGGAAGCCCGCGAGGTCACGCGCCGCTTCCTCAACGCGCCGAAGACCGATCAGATCATCTTCACGCGCAACGCGACGGAGGCGATCAATCTCGTGGCGTCCTCGTTCGGCGCGCTCGAAATCGGCGAAGGCGACGAGATCGTGCTCTCCATCATGGAGCACCATTCGAACATCGTGCCGTGGCATTTCCATCGCGAGCGCAAAGGTGCCGTGCTCAAGTGGGCACCGATCTCCAACGAGGGCGAGCTGCTGCTCGACGAACTGGATCAGCTCATCACGCCGCGCACGAAGATCGTCGCCATCACGCACATGTCGAACGTGCTCGGCACGGTCGTCCCCATCAAGGAGGTGATCGAGATCGCGCACGCGAAGGGCGTGCCGGTGCTCGTGGACGGCAGCCAGGCGGCCGTGCATCTTCCCGTGGACGTGCAGGATCTCGACGCCGACTTCTACGTCTTCACCGGCCACAAGACGTACGGGCCCTCGGGCATCGGCGTGCTTTACGCCAAGCAGAAATATCTCGACATCATGCCGCCCTACCAGGGCGGCGGCGAGATGATCGAGCTGGTGGAAGTGGACCGCATCACCTACGGAAAAGCTCCGCACCGCTTCGAGGCCGGAACGCCGGCCATCGTGGAGGCCGTTGGTTTGGGAGCAGCCCTTTCCTACATGATGCAGGTGGGGCGCGACCGGATCGCGGAGCATGAGGCCGAGATCGGCGCCTATGCCTTCGAGCGTCTCCAGGAGGTGCCGGGGCTCACGATCCACGGCACCGCGCCGGGCAAGGGCGCGATCCACGCGTTCTCGATCGACGGGCTGCATCCGCACGACGTTGCGACCATCATCGACCGGGGCGGCGTTGCGATCCGCGCAGGCCACCATTGCGCGCAGCCCTTGATGGAGCGGCTTGGCGTGTCGGCCACCTGCCGGGCGTCGTTCGCAATGTACAACACCAAGGCGGAAGCGGACGCGCTCGTCGCCGCGCTCATTCGCGCCCGAGACTTCTTTGCTTGA
- a CDS encoding SUF system Fe-S cluster assembly protein: protein MTEHVETEKELTESERALEAKAAEPQPAAADAPSGGASGLSQDELDQLTADIVAALKTVYDPEIPADIYELGLIYKIDINDNREIAVEMTLTAPGCPVAGEMPVWVENAVSAVPGVSGVTVTLTFDPPWEQSRMSDEARLALNMF, encoded by the coding sequence ATGACCGAACACGTCGAGACGGAAAAAGAACTCACCGAGAGCGAACGCGCTCTTGAAGCGAAGGCAGCCGAGCCGCAGCCTGCCGCCGCGGACGCGCCGTCCGGCGGGGCGTCGGGCCTGTCGCAGGACGAACTCGACCAACTCACGGCCGACATCGTCGCCGCGCTCAAAACCGTCTACGATCCCGAGATCCCGGCCGACATCTACGAGCTTGGCCTGATCTACAAGATCGACATCAACGACAACCGGGAGATCGCGGTCGAGATGACGCTGACCGCGCCGGGATGTCCTGTGGCCGGCGAGATGCCGGTTTGGGTGGAGAACGCCGTCAGCGCCGTTCCGGGCGTTTCGGGCGTGACGGTCACACTCACGTTTGATCCACCGTGGGAGCAGAGCCGTATGTCGGACGAGGCGCGGCTTGCGCTCAACATGTTCTGA
- the sufA gene encoding Fe-S cluster assembly scaffold SufA gives MTEKTTIATPTRRPRPKVMTLTPAAAARVRSIMASKGPDIAGLKIGVKKGGCAGMEYTMTWAESVDKFDEVVEQDGARVIVDPQAVLYLLGTEMDYKTDKLSSTFVFNNPNQQSACGCGESVNLVPAHEDAGEAAE, from the coding sequence ATGACCGAAAAGACGACCATCGCAACGCCGACCCGCCGCCCCCGGCCCAAGGTCATGACGCTGACGCCCGCGGCGGCGGCGCGCGTGCGTTCGATCATGGCGTCGAAGGGGCCCGACATCGCGGGCCTCAAGATCGGCGTCAAGAAGGGCGGGTGCGCGGGCATGGAGTACACCATGACGTGGGCGGAGAGCGTCGACAAATTCGACGAGGTGGTGGAGCAGGACGGCGCGCGCGTGATCGTCGATCCGCAGGCCGTGCTTTATCTGCTCGGCACCGAGATGGACTACAAGACGGACAAGCTATCCTCGACGTTCGTGTTCAACAATCCGAACCAGCAGAGCGCGTGCGGCTGCGGCGAGAGCGTGAACCTCGTGCCGGCCCACGAGGACGCGGGCGAAGCGGCCGAGTAG
- a CDS encoding potassium transporter Kup: MAHPRAAEAGKDPEDARLDKRFWLLVVGAIGVVYGDIGTSPLYAFREAVRAASGGSPANTEAVFGVLSLIFWALVLIVTLKYVIVLLRADNKGEGGTFALMALGLTVSKRSSPLLLALGVAGASFFYGDAVLTPAISVLSAVEGLALVSPVFERWIVPLALVVIVALFAVQSRGTARVAQFFGPLTVFWFLMLGGGGLWHVVDNPSVLAALNPWYGLQFLVSHGLLGLTVFGFVFLAVTGAEALYADLGHFGRKPIQVAWVGFVFPALMLNYMGQGALVLADASTIQNPFYRLYPEWALVPMVVLATAATVVASQAVITGAFSLARQAIQLGLLPRFAVRHTSEEMAGQIYLPRVNWLLLIGVVFTVVTFKSSSNLASAYGVSVTATLVINSLVAFFVLWKYWRWPLWKVAALMLPLLVVELTFFAANAMKFFEGAWFPVLVAAVLSLIMFTWMRGYRILSRITRRDETELDWLVRRLEAKPPARVPGTAVFLSADVNAAPTALMHNLKHNRVLHERNVVLSISTDTSKPRVPRHERVHIDRSNEMFTRVVATYGFMESPNIPKILEGCRRKDLNIDIGATSFFLSRRSLRPSSKSEMPRWQTRLFIWLARTSEDATTYFRIPTDRVVEVGTQVAI; encoded by the coding sequence GTGGCGCACCCCAGGGCCGCCGAGGCCGGAAAGGACCCCGAAGACGCGAGGCTGGACAAGCGGTTCTGGCTTCTCGTCGTTGGCGCAATCGGCGTCGTCTACGGCGACATCGGAACAAGTCCTCTTTACGCGTTTCGCGAAGCCGTGCGCGCCGCAAGCGGCGGCAGCCCGGCCAACACCGAAGCCGTATTCGGCGTTCTCTCGCTCATCTTCTGGGCGCTCGTGCTCATCGTCACGCTGAAATACGTGATCGTGCTGCTGCGCGCCGACAACAAAGGCGAGGGCGGCACGTTCGCGCTCATGGCGTTGGGGCTTACAGTCTCGAAACGCAGTTCCCCCCTCTTGCTCGCGCTCGGCGTTGCGGGCGCGTCGTTCTTCTACGGCGACGCCGTCCTCACGCCGGCAATCTCGGTTCTGTCCGCCGTCGAGGGGCTTGCGCTCGTGTCGCCGGTGTTCGAGCGCTGGATCGTTCCGCTGGCGCTTGTCGTCATCGTTGCGCTGTTCGCCGTGCAAAGCCGCGGCACCGCGCGCGTGGCCCAGTTCTTCGGCCCGCTCACCGTCTTTTGGTTTCTCATGCTCGGTGGCGGCGGCCTTTGGCATGTCGTGGACAATCCGTCTGTCCTCGCCGCGCTCAATCCCTGGTACGGGCTGCAATTCCTGGTCAGTCATGGCTTACTCGGGCTCACCGTTTTCGGCTTCGTGTTCCTGGCCGTCACGGGTGCGGAGGCGCTTTACGCCGATCTCGGTCACTTCGGACGCAAGCCGATCCAGGTCGCCTGGGTTGGCTTCGTGTTTCCCGCGCTGATGTTGAACTACATGGGGCAGGGCGCGCTGGTCCTCGCAGACGCGAGCACGATCCAAAACCCATTTTACCGCCTCTATCCGGAATGGGCCTTGGTGCCGATGGTCGTTCTCGCGACCGCTGCAACTGTGGTCGCGAGCCAGGCCGTAATAACCGGCGCGTTCTCTCTTGCACGTCAGGCGATCCAGCTCGGTCTGCTGCCGCGCTTTGCGGTCCGGCACACATCGGAGGAGATGGCGGGCCAGATCTACCTGCCGCGCGTCAACTGGCTGCTGCTGATCGGTGTCGTGTTCACGGTCGTGACGTTCAAGTCTTCGTCGAACCTCGCAAGCGCCTACGGTGTCTCGGTGACGGCAACCCTCGTCATCAACTCGCTCGTCGCCTTCTTCGTGCTGTGGAAGTACTGGCGCTGGCCGCTGTGGAAGGTTGCGGCTCTCATGTTGCCGTTGCTCGTCGTCGAGCTGACGTTCTTCGCCGCCAACGCCATGAAGTTCTTCGAAGGCGCGTGGTTCCCCGTCCTCGTGGCCGCCGTCTTGAGCTTGATCATGTTCACCTGGATGCGCGGCTACCGCATTCTCTCGCGCATCACGCGCCGCGACGAGACGGAGCTCGATTGGCTCGTGCGCAGGCTCGAAGCCAAGCCCCCGGCGCGCGTGCCCGGCACCGCCGTGTTCCTTTCCGCGGATGTCAACGCCGCGCCGACGGCTCTGATGCACAACCTGAAACACAACCGGGTACTGCATGAGCGCAACGTCGTGCTCTCGATTTCCACGGACACGTCGAAGCCGCGCGTCCCCCGTCACGAGCGCGTGCACATCGACCGCTCGAACGAGATGTTCACGCGCGTGGTCGCGACCTACGGCTTCATGGAATCGCCGAACATCCCGAAGATCCTGGAAGGCTGTCGCCGCAAGGATCTCAACATCGATATCGGAGCGACATCGTTCTTCCTGTCGCGCCGGTCGTTGCGGCCCAGTTCGAAGTCTGAAATGCCGCGTTGGCAGACGCGTCTCTTCATCTGGCTTGCGCGCACATCGGAAGACGCGACGACGTATTTCCGGATACCGACCGACCGCGTGGTGGAAGTCGGTACGCAGGTCGCGATCTGA
- a CDS encoding type II toxin-antitoxin system death-on-curing family toxin, translating into MTEPRWITKAQVVRIHAEQLATFGGPDGLRDEGMLESALGRPRNKWAFGERDLAVLAAAYAFGLARNHPFVDGNKRAAFMAMMTFLRKNAIAFVPDPAEATVAIVDLAAGEIDEDGLARWIRDNWPAD; encoded by the coding sequence ATGACCGAGCCCCGCTGGATCACTAAGGCACAGGTCGTCCGCATTCACGCGGAGCAATTGGCGACCTTCGGAGGTCCCGATGGCCTCCGCGACGAAGGCATGTTGGAATCGGCGCTAGGCCGGCCACGAAACAAATGGGCTTTTGGAGAGCGTGATCTAGCGGTTCTTGCGGCCGCTTATGCGTTCGGGCTGGCTCGCAATCATCCATTTGTGGACGGAAACAAGCGCGCGGCCTTCATGGCGATGATGACGTTTCTGAGGAAGAATGCCATCGCGTTTGTGCCGGACCCGGCCGAGGCCACAGTCGCGATTGTCGACCTCGCCGCAGGCGAGATCGACGAGGACGGGCTCGCCCGCTGGATCCGCGACAACTGGCCGGCGGACTGA